The Triticum aestivum cultivar Chinese Spring chromosome 5A, IWGSC CS RefSeq v2.1, whole genome shotgun sequence genomic sequence ACATTGTTTGCGTTTCGGTTTGTAATCTCATTCATATTTCCGAACTTGCAAATTAAGTAAATAGTTAGGTTTAATTGACCAGATGCATTAGTTGCATGCTTGCATAGCGGTAAGTTCATCAATAACCTACAATTATATTAAGTAGAGATCAATGATAAGATGTGCTGATAACATTTTCTTTAGGTACAAAGGCAGCTGCAGCTGCGAATCGAGGCACAGGGAAAGTACCTTAAGAAAATCATAGAAGAGCAGCAGCGTTTCGGTGGCGGTGGTATAAAGTCTGAAACACCTGGTGCAGGAGCTACTGTCACAGCGTCGAGCGATCAGTTCCCCGACTCTGAGAGGACAGACCCCTCAACTCCTGCACCCACATCTGAATCTGCATCTCAAGGTGCAGCTTTCAAAAGAGACAGTGGAAGCCAGACTGAAGCAATCAAGAGCCCATGTCACGATGAACCGCTGCTAACAGCAGATTCCAACTGTCATCCCGGTTCTCCTACTCTCAGTCCGAAGCACGAGAGGGCAGCAAAGAGGCAGCGAGGCAGCGAGGCTGAATTCCCGGAGGCCGAGTTATCCCTTCCGCAGCATATCTTCGAGTCGAGCTCGGGGCCGGAGTTCCAGCAATGTGCGGTGCCCTACTACTCGGGTCATTAGCCTCCCGGCAGCTACATTTTGGCAGCATCTTAGAATGGTGTCATCTAAGGGGATATGTTGTATGTTGACAAAAGTTGTTAGGTGTTTTCAGGTGGTTGTTTACATGATGCATACTTACACATGACATCTATATCTTGCATTTGTAGCGCCTTGACTTGTAACCTTATTGGCAGATGAGTTGACCAGTTTGGGTGGGGTGGGCACTGTTAGCCTGTTTTTTACATGCTATGTTTTCTACTCTTGTTCTTGAGTCTTAACACCAAGTTTATCTTGCTATGCAATTTGTTATGAGGATGATTGATGGTCAGAAATAAGACGATTAGCAGTGTTTTCATGTCAATGCCCCCTTTTAAGTGTGTACTTCGcacaaaatataataaaaaaattatacCATCAAAAGTCTAGGCAAAATCCCAAGTAAACATCTACAAACTTTTTTGAAAGAACATCTACTAACTTGAAACTTGTGTGCTCCTTCCATTCGGACATATAGGGCCTAATTTGCATTTTGAGATTTGCTTTGATCGTCAATAAAAGTAATACTATATGAGATGTTTGCTATAAAAATATATCACTAGAAACTAGTacccctttgtaaagaaatataagagtgtgtTTAGATCACTGAAGTAGTGATATAAACGCGCTTATATTACCTCCGTTCTTAAATTCTTGACTAGATACATTCGTACGTAGATAAatattccctccgtccggaaatacttgtcaaaaAGATGGATAAAAATGGTtgcatttagaactaaaatatgtctagatacatccactctgacaagtattttcggatggaggaagtataaaacaagaattttgagacgaagAAAGTATTTCTTTACAAGGGAGTAGTTTTAATATGAATTCAACGATGTACTTTTTGTGGCAACTGTTAATTCAATGGTATAGTTCAAGGGGCTCCTGCCTGGTGTTACGTGCCCCTTGTTCGTCTTTTTCCTGAGGAAGACTTGTATAGGGTCCATCCTTAGATGAGATCAATGAAATCTATCATTTTGAAGATACAAAACATGTTAAAAAACTATGAAACTTTTTGCAGACATTCATCCATCTTTGATGTACAatctcaaaaagtttcagctcctaATTTGAACTACACTTTGGGCACGTTTGGTTGCATTGGGTGAAAAGTGCCTGCATTTGAGCCACATCCCAATCTAGCCTGGTTTAGTAAAAACAGGCAACAAACCAACATCTGCATGTTGTTTAGTTGTCTGCATTGCATTAATGGCCACTTTAAGGCCggctgtttggttgcccgcatttgtGCTTAAGAGTGAGCAGGTGCAACCCACAACTGTTTGGATGCATACAGTTTTGTGTTCTGTTCATCCCATTCAAGtgtggtggccttaccaccacatTAGGCACAACAGTAGGTAGAGCACTACAAATAGCACAGAAAACTAGCAGCTAAACAAGCTAACATCGCATAAACAATCAACTAAACAACAGATAAGAGCAGATAAATAGCAACTAAACAACACATTTGCTAAATAGACTTAAATTTAACGACAGTTGGGGCATCACATGCCCCCTGCTTCACCACAGGGTGCTTAACCCTGGACAAAATATTAACAGTTCACGCCAAGTTCTCCGATCACCGATGCAACAAACTAATTATGAGTTCATCGAAACTACTTCAGAAGGCGACTTCAAGGTCACCGATGCAGCTCGTGCCGGTTGCAGCGAACCTTGCACCCGATGGAGCTATCGTGGTTGTAGATTTGAACGTTGAGGCCTAGGCCAGAGATGCGCAGCACGACGAGGTCGTCGGGGACGATCCTGTGACGACGACAAAAGTAGTGCTAGGTCCGGCCAAGCACCATCTGCCCCTCGAAGGTCTGAACCTGCACCTAGAATTCGcatcatgtaacaccccggatgtaactttcccaatttgtactccaactcttgccgtttccggcgttaagttaatttattatctcgggttcgggtttttgtctccgtgtgttgttgtcgttttcatgcatctcatatcatgtcttcatgtgcattgcatttgcatacgtgttcgtctcatgcattcgcacattttccccgttgtccgttttgcattccggcgct encodes the following:
- the LOC123103458 gene encoding myb family transcription factor PHL7 isoform X2 yields the protein MGSNDGPNSKASLAARQRLRWTDELHEQFVEAVTQLGGPDRATPKGVLRIMGTPGLTIYHVKSHLQKYRLAKYIPDSSADGNKADNKDPGDSLAGLDGSSGMQISEALKLQMEVQKRLHEQLEVQRQLQLRIEAQGKYLKKIIEEQQRFGGGGIKSETPGAGATVTASSDQFPDSERTDPSTPAPTSESASQGAAFKRDSGSQTEAIKSPCHDEPLLTADSNCHPGSPTLSPKHERAAKRQRGSEAEFPEAELSLPQHIFESSSGPEFQQCAVPYYSGH
- the LOC123103458 gene encoding myb family transcription factor PHL7 isoform X1, yielding MESGENNMGSNDGPNSKASLAARQRLRWTDELHEQFVEAVTQLGGPDRATPKGVLRIMGTPGLTIYHVKSHLQKYRLAKYIPDSSADGNKADNKDPGDSLAGLDGSSGMQISEALKLQMEVQKRLHEQLEVQRQLQLRIEAQGKYLKKIIEEQQRFGGGGIKSETPGAGATVTASSDQFPDSERTDPSTPAPTSESASQGAAFKRDSGSQTEAIKSPCHDEPLLTADSNCHPGSPTLSPKHERAAKRQRGSEAEFPEAELSLPQHIFESSSGPEFQQCAVPYYSGH